The Buchnera aphidicola (Muscaphis stroyani) DNA window TTCTAACTGGTCGAACTTCTACAGGAACTTGATACGTTGAACCCCCTACTCGACGTGATTTTACTTCCACTGTTGGTCGAACATGTTCTAAAGCTATTTCGAATGCTTCTAATTCTTTTTTTTCAGTACGATTTGATAAATTTTTTAAAGCAGTATAAACAATGACTTCGGCAATAGATTTTTTTCCATTAATCATTAATATATTTATAAATTTAGCTAGTAATTCTGAAGAAAACTTTGGATCTGGTAAAATTTTTCGAGTACTAATAATGCGTCTGCGTGACATAAAATACTCCACTTAAAAACATAAATTAAAAGAATAGTATTTCGATACAATTAAAAATAAAAGATATTTTTATTTCATAAAATAAAAATGTGTTAAGATTTGACTTTTTTTACTCCATATTTTGAACGACTTTTTTTTCTTTCTTTAACGCCAGCGCAATCCAATGCGCCTCTAACAACATGATAACGAACTCCAGGTAAATCCTTAACTCGACCACCTCTAATTAAAATGACAGAATGTTCTTGTAAATTATGACCTTCTCCGCCGATATAAGCTGTTACTTCAAATCCATTCGTTAATCTAACTCGACATACTTTACGCAGGGCGGAATTAGGTTTTTTAGGTGTAGTTGTATAAACTCTCGTGCATACTCCTCTTTTTTGAGGACTTTTCCCTAATGCGGGAACGTTACTTTTAATTACTTTAGACAAACGTGGTTTACGGACCAATTGATTGATTGTGGTCATAAAGGCTCCTTTTTTAAACTTATTATCTAAATAAATGTTAATATATGTTAAGAAAAAAATAATTAATTATATATCATAATGATAAATATAAAAATTTTGATAAAACAAATATATCACCAAATTATTTGTTTTTTATTTTTTAATGTTAACTTAACAAATTGAGAATAGTTTATGAGAATAAATTTTCTTGAAACATTCTTGTGAATACCCCTAGCATAAACATCTTCTTTTATTGCATATAATTTTGCTTCTGAAAACGTTATTTTATTTAAAAAAACATTATTATTTAATGCAATTAAAACTCCATCTTGCAAAGCTAAAAAATCATCCGATATTTTTAGCATATTAATAAAAAAAGATATATCAGTTTTAAAAGGAGATTTCATTAAGGTATGTAACATAATGTATGCTCCTTAAAAATTAATAATTGCATCATAATTATCTAACTTTAAATATAAAGTTTCTTTATTTAAAATTGTTGTATTTAAAACAAAATGTCTGTAATTAAAAAGACCTCTTTCTATCAGAGATGATTTGCAACAATAAAAATTTTTAATATCAAGAATAGGCAATATAGAAAAAGAAGATACATAATTACGAGATAAAATTTTTTTTGTCTGATAACTTTTAATTAATTGTAAAACCCCGTCTCCAATAAAAAATAAGCTAATTTTTTTTAAGATAGCAGATATACTTAAAACAGCATCTAAACCTTCTCTTCCAAAACTGCTTCCATGCGGAGCATGAGAAAAAATTACGGCAATTGTTTTCATTGAAATATTTTATTTTATAAAGATTTTGCATTAAAATTGAACTATTCGGTCACATAACTGTATTGAGTAACCCAGTTCTACTAATCCACTTAATTGAAAAAAACAAGCTAAATTTTTTTTTTTAATTTTTAGATTTGATTTATTTTGATAATTGATAACTCCTCTTCTAAGAGCAGCTCCAACACACACATGAAGCTGAACATTATAATTTTTAAATAATTCTTGCCATCCTTTCACAAGATTAAATTCATCAGTAGCTGGTTCAGTAAAATCATTTCCATTTAACACGCCATCGCAATAAAAAAAAACGCTGTACAGTGCATGATTCATTTTAATTAAAGATTGACAAAAAAGAAAAGCAGTACTAGCGTTTTGAGTTCCATAAACAGGTCCTGTTACTAAAACTGTATATTTCATTATTAATATTTTATGCCTATAAAAAATTTTTTACTTTTTAACACGAAACGACAATGTGAATTACTTATTTATTATTTTTACATATTTATTGTTTTTAATGTTTTAATAGAACTTTTTTTAAACAGTCACATCTAATAGTTCTATATCAAAAATCACTGTAGAATTTGAAGGAATATTATTTGTTCCTTGCTCTCCATATGCTAAATAAGGAGGTATAATCAGCTTAATTTTACCACCTTTGTGAATATATTTTAAACCTTCTTGCCATCCAAATATGACATCTTTTAAAAATAATGATAGTGGTTGTTTTTTTTTGTAAGAGTTATCAAATTCTTTTCCATCGATAAATGTTCCTTTATAATGTACTGTTATTTTTGAATTATCTTGAACTTTTTCTCCTTCTCCTCTTTTTTCTATAGCATACAATAATCCGCTAGAGGTTTTTATTACATTTTTCATACGAGAAAATTTATTTATATATAATGTTCCTTGCGATAAGTTATCTTCTGCTTCTTTTTTAAATTCTATCTTTTTTTTATTATTAACTTGCTCTTCAAAACTTTGCAGAATAGAAATTATTTCTTGATTGGATAATTTTAATTTGTTTAATATAGAATCCTGAACTCCTAACAGGATACATTTTTTATTCAAAATTATGCCTATTTTTTTTTGTTTTTCAGAGGATTGATTAATGTAATTACCTAACGAAACACCTAAAGAATAACTCAATTTATCATTGTTATTATGAAATTTATCTTTCATGTCTAAATAAGATTGTACAGGAATATTAGGTAATGAAGCTAATGCTGAAAAGGATTGTGGAGTATAGATTATTATACACAAAAACATAATTCTTTTTAACAGAAAAAAAAACATTTGCTGCTCCAAAAAACTAGTATACATTAAATTTTACATATAGATTTTTTATTATAGAAATGAATTGTTTTAAAAACAACTATTAAAAAATCTTTTATCTTTTTTAAAAATTTTACATATTTATAAAATTTTTAATAAACGGTGCCAGTATTTTAAAAGTTATTAATAAAAAGATTTATAAATTCATAATTTATCTAAAAAAGAACAGTATTTTCATTTTATAAAAAATTAATACGTTCTATCCATAATTAATCTTAAATATTCAATGTTTTTTTAATTAAAATAAATCAACAAAAAATCATAAACTAATTCAATTAAATAATTAAAAAATATTATTTTAATTGACTTTCTTAATTTTATAAAATTTATAAAACAAAAAATTTTAAAAAAATTATGATATCTTTGTTAAGGGAAATTTATATAAATTTTAAAAAATTATG harbors:
- the rpsG gene encoding 30S ribosomal protein S7, which gives rise to MSRRRIISTRKILPDPKFSSELLAKFINILMINGKKSIAEVIVYTALKNLSNRTEKKELEAFEIALEHVRPTVEVKSRRVGGSTYQVPVEVRPVRRNALAMRWIVESARKRVDKSMSVRLSNELFDAVEKKGAAVKKREEIHKMAEANKAFAHYRW
- the rpsL gene encoding 30S ribosomal protein S12, translated to MTTINQLVRKPRLSKVIKSNVPALGKSPQKRGVCTRVYTTTPKKPNSALRKVCRVRLTNGFEVTAYIGGEGHNLQEHSVILIRGGRVKDLPGVRYHVVRGALDCAGVKERKKSRSKYGVKKVKS
- the tusB gene encoding sulfurtransferase complex subunit TusB, with the translated sequence MLHTLMKSPFKTDISFFINMLKISDDFLALQDGVLIALNNNVFLNKITFSEAKLYAIKEDVYARGIHKNVSRKFILINYSQFVKLTLKNKKQIIW
- the tusC gene encoding sulfurtransferase complex subunit TusC; this encodes MKTIAVIFSHAPHGSSFGREGLDAVLSISAILKKISLFFIGDGVLQLIKSYQTKKILSRNYVSSFSILPILDIKNFYCCKSSLIERGLFNYRHFVLNTTILNKETLYLKLDNYDAIINF
- the tusD gene encoding sulfurtransferase complex subunit TusD — its product is MKYTVLVTGPVYGTQNASTAFLFCQSLIKMNHALYSVFFYCDGVLNGNDFTEPATDEFNLVKGWQELFKNYNVQLHVCVGAALRRGVINYQNKSNLKIKKKNLACFFQLSGLVELGYSIQLCDRIVQF
- the fkpA gene encoding FKBP-type peptidyl-prolyl cis-trans isomerase — its product is MFLCIIIYTPQSFSALASLPNIPVQSYLDMKDKFHNNNDKLSYSLGVSLGNYINQSSEKQKKIGIILNKKCILLGVQDSILNKLKLSNQEIISILQSFEEQVNNKKKIEFKKEAEDNLSQGTLYINKFSRMKNVIKTSSGLLYAIEKRGEGEKVQDNSKITVHYKGTFIDGKEFDNSYKKKQPLSLFLKDVIFGWQEGLKYIHKGGKIKLIIPPYLAYGEQGTNNIPSNSTVIFDIELLDVTV